A portion of the Agelaius phoeniceus isolate bAgePho1 chromosome 29, bAgePho1.hap1, whole genome shotgun sequence genome contains these proteins:
- the ZAP70 gene encoding tyrosine-protein kinase ZAP-70: protein MPDAAAHLPFYYGSIARSEAEEHLKLGGMADGLFLLRQCLRSLGGYVLSMVCDLQFYHYPIERQLNGTYAILGGKAHCGPEELCEFYSKDADGLCCPLRKPCNRPSGVEPQPGVFDSMRDNMVREYVRQTWKLEGDALEQAIISQAPQVEKLVATTAHERMPWYHGNISREEAERRLYSGAQPDGKFLLREKKENRAYALSLVYGKTVYHYRVDHDKSGKYSIPEGTKFDTLWQLVEYLKLKPDGLIFYLREACPNPNMPASAAPVPPTHPSVSRNLGPLNADGYTPDPVGVGKSRLLPMDTSVYESPYSDPEELKDKKLFLKRDHLMIDEVELGSGNFGCVKKGVYKMRKKQIDVAIKVLKSNNEKTVKDEMMKEAQIMHQLDNPYIVRMIGVCEAESLMLVMEMASGGPLNRFLASKKDEITMSNIVELMHQVSMGMKYLEEKNFVHRDLAARNVLLVNQHYAKISDFGLSKALGADDSYYKARTAGKWPLKWYAPECILFHKFSSKSDVWSYGVTMWEAFSFGQKPYKKMKGPEVISFIEQGKRMDCPQECPAEMYSLMQQCWTYRWEERPGFVAVENTIRSYYYSIAAKPENGPDPGDKAKAALP, encoded by the exons ATGCCGGACGCCGCCGCCCACCTGCCCTTCTACTACGGCAGCATCGCACGCTCGGAGGCCGAGGAGCACCTGAAGCTGGGCGGGATGGCGGACGGGCTGTTCCTGCTGCGGCAGTGCCTGCGCAGCCTGGGCGGCTACGTGCTCTCCATG gtgTGTGACCTGCAGTTCTACCACTACCCCATCGAGCGCCAGCTCAACGGCACCTACGCCATCCTGGGGGGCAAGGCGCACTGCGGCCCCGAGGAGCTCTGCGAGTTCTACTCCAAGGACGCTGATGGGCTCTGCTGCCCCCTGCGCAAGCCCTGCAACCGCCCCAGCGGGGTGGAGCCCCAGCCCGGTGTCTTTGACAGCATGAGGGACAACATGGTGCGGGAATACGTGCGGCAGACCTGGAAACTGGAG GGAGATGCCCTAGAACAGGCCATCATCAGCCAGGCTCCCCAGGTGGAGAAGCTGGTGGCCACCACAGCCCACGAGAGGATGCCCTGGTACCACGGCAACATCAGCCGGGAGGAGGCGGAACGGAGACTCTACTCGGGGGCACAGCCTGATGGGAAATTCCT gctgagagaaaaaaaggagaaccGTGCCTACGCCCTGTCCCTCGTCTATGGCAAGACCGTGTATCACTACCGGGTGGATCACGATAAATCTGGGAAATATTCCATTCCTGAGGGCACCAAATTTGACACACTCTGGCAG TTGGTGGAGTACTTAAAACTCAAACCAGACGGGCTGATTTTCTACCTGAGGGAAGCCTGCCCCAACCCCAACATGccag cctctgcagcaccaGTTCCACCCACACACCCCTCCGTGAGC aGAAACCTGGGCCCTCTCAATGCAGATGGATACACCCCAGACCCTGTTG GGGTAGGAAAATCCCGGCTGCTGCCCATGGACACCAGCGTGTACGAGAGCCCCTACAGTGACCCTGAGGAGCTGAAGGACAAGAAGCTGTTCCTGAAGAGGGACCACCTGATGATTGATGAGGTGGAGCTGGGCTCAGGAAATTTTGGCTGTGTCAAGAAGGGAGTTTACAAAATGAGGAA GAAGCAGATTGACGTGGCCATCAAGGTGCTGAAGAGCAACAACGAGAAGACAGTGAAGGATGAGATGATGAAGGAAGCTCAGATCATGCACCAGCTGGACAACCCCTACATTGTGAGAATGATCGGGGTGTGCGAGGCCGAGTCGCTGATGCTCGTGATGGAGATGGCTTCTGGAGGGCCCCTCAACAGGTTCTTGGCTTCCAAGAA GGATGAGATTACAATGAGCAACATCGTGGAGCTTATGCACCAGGTGTCCATGGGCATGAAGTACCTGGAGGAGAAGAACTTTGTCCACAGGGACCTGGCAGCCAGGAATGTCCTGCTGGTCAACCAGCACTATGCCAAGATCAGTGACTTTGGGCTCTCCAAGGCTCTGGGAGCTGATGACAGCTACTACAAG gccaggacagcagggaagTGGCCCTTGAAGTGGTATGCCCCCGAGTGCATCCTCTTCCACAAGTTCTCCAGCAAGAGCGACGTCTGGAGCTATGGTGTGACCATGTGGGAGGCCTTCAGCTTCGGGCAGAAACCCTACAAG AAAATGAAGGGCCCTGAGGTGATCAGCTTCATAGAGCAGGGCAAGCGCATGGACTGTCCCCAGGAGTGCCCAGCAGAGATGTACTCCCTGATGCAGCAGTGCTGGACATACAG ATGGGAAGAACGTCCAGGGTTTGTGGCTGTGGAGAACACCATCCGCTCCTACTACTACAGCATTGCTGCCAAACCTGAAAATGggccagacccaggggacaagGCCAAAGCAGCTCTTCCCTGA